Genomic DNA from Halalkalicoccus tibetensis:
CGCGGGATGGGCGAGGTTCTTGTTCGAGCATTCGGGTATACTGTTGCTGCCCGCTATCTCGACAACTCTGAGGAAATGGTTCGAGAGCGCTACTCACATATTGAGGCCGGGGAACTGGGAGACGTCGCAACAGAGGCGCTCGATGAGATCGACGGTGGTCGGCTCTGACTCGGTGTTGATCTCCGGTCCGATCAGATTCTGTGCATAGTAGAGGCCCCTCATAAGCCTCAGAACTACTAACGCAGTCTCGGCGGTGAACAAGCTGTGTTTTCTCTTCGCTCCTTCCTTTCTAGATCCGCTTCTTTGCGGACCTTGTGCAACATTGGGACTTACTCGATCAATGTTGTACAAGGCATTGTCGACACTCTCGACATTCTACATACTGCACAATTTCTACAAATTGCACAGAGTCTACAAACTCGAAATCGTGCTCTGGCCCCTAAAATTCTACAATTTCTACAAGGCTAACACAATCTCAAAATTTTACACATTGTGAACATCTTAAGAAATGTGAAAATTCCAAAAAGTGTCGATAGATTAAAGTCCCCCTCGTAATATGGTATAGACTGTTCATGAGGCTAAACACTGTACACACTCCGAAATCTTTAGACATTGTAGAAATTGTAAACGGTGGCCAGAATCCATGACTTCGAATACTTCTCAACCGCATGCGGTTAGTGTCGCACTCCAGAAAGGCGGTGTTGGGAAGACGACGCTTGCTATTAATCTTGCAGATCGGCTCACTGCACAGGGCCATGAGGTCCTCTTGGCCGATCTCGATCAACAGGGAAACGCAACCGAAGGTGTTGGGCTTGCAGAACACTATACGGCAGACACTCATCTTGGACACTTTTTAGAAGACGAAGACAGTGTACAATTTTCAGACATTGTACACAGCGCTCACGGGTTTGATGTCCTGCCAGCGAACAAGGACTACGACGATCTTGAAGATAAAATCAGAACGACCTCGTTTGCTGAACTCTGGCTTCGTCGGCAGATCGTTGATCCGTTCCTTGGCGATACATACGATTACATTGTCTTTGACTCGCCACCGAACCTGGGGCCACTCTCAGATGCATCCCTCGTTGCGAGTCGGAACGTGGTCATTCCTTTATTGATGAGTGAACCGAGCGTCAGTGGCTTCGAGCGGATGTACACCCAGCAGATACAACCGCTGCGCAATGAGTTTGAGATCAATATCCTGGCGATCGTCCCTAACGCCCTTTCAGGCGACAACGAAGAACGGCGTATTATCGGCGACCTCGAAGAATCTCAGTTTGGGTCGCTTCTCCCTACTTTTGCACGGTCCGCACAATTTGATGAATCGCCTGGACCGGGGATCCGTTCACGGATCGCATTCAAGCGTGCCTATCGAGAGGGTAAACCGCTCGCGAAGTTTGAACCAGAAAACGACATGATTCCACGGCTCGATGAACTTGCTACGATCGTCGAAAACGGGGGGATAGAGGATGGTTGATGAGAACCGCTTTGCTGGCCTCGCAGATGCTGAGGCAGGCGAATCTGACGATGAAACCAACAGCGAGACTGAAGCCACCCCTCAAGACAGATTGGCCGAACCCGAACAGGCTACTGGAGCAGATACTCCAGAAGAGGATGATTCCGATCCTAGTGCTGGACCCGCCTTCTCGTTTGATGAGACCACTGCAAAGAGTATCTACGTCCGCGAAGACACTCTCGATCTCCTCGAAGATACTGAATTAGAAGTTGAACTCCGTCTCAGACAAGAATCTGACATCCGTGATGTGACTGGGCGTGAAGTTATGGACGCTGTTCTCCGTGTTGCAGCAGCGAATCCGGATGCTATTGCTGACCAAATTGTTGCCGAGCGTGACGGCTACACTGACGAGTGAGAGCCTTCCATTCATTGTTTTTGCCGGACTTTCTGCAATCACTCTGACTGACTTCTTTTTGATTTAGTTGCTAAGGGCCCAAAACCACCCTTGTGCAACAGTACTATATTTACTGTTGCCCAATGTTGCACAAGGAAAATGACTCCGACTGCACCGTCATCGCTCCCGAATTACCTCGCCGACGGGCTTCCCAAACAGGACGACGAGACCCTGCAGGAAGTCCAAGAATACGTCGACGAGCTGCTTGCCGCTCGCGAACACCGTCGAAGCGAGCCAGTGAGCGAAGACGAACTGCCTGAGGATGCCCAGGTGCTTGAGAACGAATCAAGCGGCGCTGTGTATCTCGAGTATCGAACGTGCGGTGATGAGAGCTGTTCGTGTATGAGCGGTGGTGCAAAGCATGGCCCCTACAAATATCGGGCCTATCGCGACGGAGACACTGTGCGGCGGGAGTATCTGGGTAAAGCGTCCGGCAGCGATACGGACTGACTCTATTGTCTCGGTGGGCCGATCACAGCAGCTATTGGTCCGACGAAGATATTCTCATACGATGATGTCGAAGCTTGAAACTGATTCTCTCACCAAAGCTATCGGTGGTGAACTTATCGTCGACTCCATTTCTCTTCGTGTCAAGGAGTCCACTGTCCTCGCTATTATCGGTCCATCGGGAGCGGGCAAATCATCGTTTCTTCGGCTTCTTAACCGTCTCGATGAACCGACCGATGGATCCGTCTATCTCGACGGCACTGACTATCGAGAGATCGACCCCCAGGAGCTTCGACGGCATGTTGGATTCATCTCACAAGAGTCGGCGCTTCTTCCCGGCAGCGTCCGCGAAAACGTCGCTATGAGCGATCGAATACGGGACAAGCCAATCAATGAACAGCGAGTAACGAGACTTCTCGATCGAATGCATCTCCCGGGATACGAGAATCGGGCAGTGTCGGACCTCTCAGGAGGTGAACGCCAGCGGGTTTCGATTGCTCGGACGCTCTATGTTGAGCCGGAGGTGTTGCTCCTCGACGAGCCCACTGCCCATCTCGATACGGCGACCGAAATGGAGATCGAAGAACTACTCGCAGAGCTGATCCACAATAACGACTTGACCTGTGTCATCGTTACACACGACACCGCACAGGCGAGGCGACTCGGTGATCGCGTCGTTCGATTCGAGGCTGGTAAGATTACTGCAAACGGAACACCCGAGGAGATCATCGGATGACCGAAGCCATGCTTGAGACGGTTCTCGACCAGGTGAGTGATCCGGTTATCGTCACAGGATTCATTCAGATACTTGCAGCGATCATCCTCGCCACGGTGGTACTGGGAGTAGTCTACGTCCGCGATCTTGATTTCGAACGAGAGGTCATCACTACGTCGGGTCGCGGCTGGTGCAAGTCGTCGTGGCCGGAGCAGTAATCGGCATTCTGTTAGCAGCCCACCTCGCGTGGGCGGCAGTCGTTCTCGCGTTCATGATCGTCGTTGCTGGATGGATCTCGATGAAACGCGGCGTCGCGATTCCGGGCGTGTTCCGGAGTTCAGTGGCATCGATCGGATTCGGTGCAGGAGCCGTAATCGTGATGATGACGCTTGCGGGCGCGATAGAGACGACGATGCGCGATCTCATCGTCATCGGGAGTATGATCATCGCAAACGCGATGAAGACCAATTCACTGGTGTTAGATCGGTTCACGGGCGAGGTCGTTTCGAATCGTTCGGAGATCGAGGCGATGTTGAGCGTCGGTGCCTCGCCGGATCAAGCGATTCGTGAGTACGTCTCGACGAGCGTTTATGCATCGATCATCCCGATCCTGGATAGTATCAAGAGTCTCGGTATCGTTCAGATTCCAGGGCTCATGGCGGGGATGATCATCGCTGGAGCGAACCCGATCTACGCAGCCCAGTACCAGTTTGTGATCATGCTGATGATTTTCGCAGCAGGCGGATTGACTGTCGTTGTGAACACCATTCTTCTTAGTCGCCGGGTATTCACCGATGCGAAGCAACTCGACAAGGGTGTTCTCGACGCGATAGAGTCCTAACACGGGAGTTTTAATCCGCCTCAGAGGACGGCCCACCGTATGTCTAGGACGACACACTATAATATCGTAATCGTAGGTGGGGGTATCGTGGGGCTTATAACAAGTATCTTCACCCTCCGACATGAGCTTATGATAGCTGTGTTGTCGGATAAGCGGTTGATTTGATCCGAGGAAAGAGATCGCATTGGACGCAACCGCCTGGAAAATAGTGGGCCGATACTGCGGCTAGCAAATAGCTGTCTATCCCATCATTCAAGGGTTCGCGTCGCAATTCGTTTTTCAGCGAACCCCACTATGACATACTTCAGTAAAGAACATCTGGCAGATGATCTTGAGCTCGATAATCGTTTCGATCAATTGCCGGACGACGAGACGCTCGAAGAGACGATAGCAAACATCGAACGACGAAACATTACTGTGACGATCTGTGAAACCGAGGACGACGCTATAGAATATCTCAGAGACCGAATTCCAACGAACGCCTCGGTAGCGAACGGCCGATCGACGACACTCTCCGAACTCGGATTCATCGACTATCTCGAGGGAGAAGACGGATTCACCTATCTCAACGATCGCATTCGGGAAATCGATGACGACCATCGGCGTGACGAGGCGCGTCGCGAGGCGGTTACGGCGGACGTGTTTTTCGATAGCCCGAACGCTATCGCGGCGACCGGTCAGATCGTTGGAGTAAACGGGAAGGGAACGAGCCTCGGTGCGTGGCCCTACCCCGCGCGTCGTCTCATTCTCGTCAGTGGAACGAACAAAATCGTGTCGTCACTTGAGGATGCGTTAGATCGGATACGGAATGTGGCTTATCCGTTAGAGGACGCCCGAGTACAAACTGTCGAAGGACACGGAAGCGTAATTGGGAAGGTGATGATTTACGAGCATGAGAAGGAGGACAATCGAACGGAACTCGTGCTCGTAAAGGACAACTACGGTTTCTGAGATCTGAACAGATATTCACACCAGTTGCTGCAGTAGGTATGATTAGAGCAGGGACATCTGCCACTTGGAAATTCAGAAAGAGTCCGTCACGCTGATTCTCTGAATCCGATCTTAGGCGTTCAATACGGTGTAAGGGTTGCTTTCTATATCTAGTAGAGAATCATAGCTCGGACTGTCGTTTTATGCTGCTCTCTCAGAGTCCACTTCACCTAGCGCCGGTCTCCTCGCGAACGAACAACCGGCTGAAAGCTCCTATCTTTCGAGGTTAAATACATGCCGACGGGTCGCGTTGCAACTTGAGCACCGGTATTGGTATACTATCACACGCCCATCCGTTTCTGATTTCCATTCGCCGTCCTCGCCGATATATCCACAGTCCGGGCATTTTTTCTCCGAATTCTCGTATCGGTCGCGCACCCGTTCGAAGGGACTCCTTGCTGTTGGTCCCTGAGACATACTACCACATCACACGCGAGAACCAAAAATACCGGGGAATATTTCCGCATTACAGAGCAAATCATATTGAGACATTCGCAACCTGATTTGGTGTCGCATCCTTTTCATGAAACAACGGATATCGCGATAGTAGTCTAAAAGGGCTGAGCGGTATTGAGCTCGGTATCGTGCTGGGAAGTGGTGGGCAATCGGTGGTAGGGATGGACCTAACTGGGGGAGATACCTACGACCGCTTCTCGGGGTTCGCCGTCAGTGCAGTAGTTGGGTCAGTTCGTGATCGTCGAGATCCCAGTAGTGAGCAATGTCGCCGAGTAAAGCGTCGATGGTATCACACTCATAGTACCGACAGTCTTCGTGTGTTGCGTCGGTGAGTGCGCGGGCGATCAGTTGCCAGTCTTCGAACAGCCATTCGTCGGGAGTTCCGGCGGACATACCCCCTGGTGGGTCCGTCTTCCGGTATAAACTCTCGGAGGGTCTGGGTTGTAGTGCTGGGGCTCTTCAGGGATCACAAGAACACGCTCGCGGAGGTAATCCTCGAGCACTATGCTGACTTATCTATTCGAGTAGTATCTCCTCGAAACGTTTGCCCGCATTTATTTATGCCTGACAGCAGCTATATTGGATTCATGGTTACTTTGAATGAGTACCACTCCTTAGATGAGTTTGACAACAAACGCCGACAGGCTCTCGAATCACTTCTCTATAGTGATGAACAGTTCCTCTACGCAATCGACGTGTACGATGCGATATTTCTCGCAAAAAAGCGCGCATCAAAGCTTGTTCTGACGAATCAACGAGTTAT
This window encodes:
- a CDS encoding DUF6788 family protein → MTPTAPSSLPNYLADGLPKQDDETLQEVQEYVDELLAAREHRRSEPVSEDELPEDAQVLENESSGAVYLEYRTCGDESCSCMSGGAKHGPYKYRAYRDGDTVRREYLGKASGSDTD
- a CDS encoding phosphate ABC transporter ATP-binding protein, with the translated sequence MSKLETDSLTKAIGGELIVDSISLRVKESTVLAIIGPSGAGKSSFLRLLNRLDEPTDGSVYLDGTDYREIDPQELRRHVGFISQESALLPGSVRENVAMSDRIRDKPINEQRVTRLLDRMHLPGYENRAVSDLSGGERQRVSIARTLYVEPEVLLLDEPTAHLDTATEMEIEELLAELIHNNDLTCVIVTHDTAQARRLGDRVVRFEAGKITANGTPEEIIG
- a CDS encoding ParA family protein, with amino-acid sequence MTSNTSQPHAVSVALQKGGVGKTTLAINLADRLTAQGHEVLLADLDQQGNATEGVGLAEHYTADTHLGHFLEDEDSVQFSDIVHSAHGFDVLPANKDYDDLEDKIRTTSFAELWLRRQIVDPFLGDTYDYIVFDSPPNLGPLSDASLVASRNVVIPLLMSEPSVSGFERMYTQQIQPLRNEFEINILAIVPNALSGDNEERRIIGDLEESQFGSLLPTFARSAQFDESPGPGIRSRIAFKRAYREGKPLAKFEPENDMIPRLDELATIVENGGIEDG
- a CDS encoding lactate utilization protein, yielding MPDDETLEETIANIERRNITVTICETEDDAIEYLRDRIPTNASVANGRSTTLSELGFIDYLEGEDGFTYLNDRIREIDDDHRRDEARREAVTADVFFDSPNAIAATGQIVGVNGKGTSLGAWPYPARRLILVSGTNKIVSSLEDALDRIRNVAYPLEDARVQTVEGHGSVIGKVMIYEHEKEDNRTELVLVKDNYGF
- a CDS encoding HVO_0649 family zinc finger protein: MSQGPTARSPFERVRDRYENSEKKCPDCGYIGEDGEWKSETDGRVIVYQYRCSSCNATRRHVFNLER
- a CDS encoding ABC transporter permease → MQVVVAGAVIGILLAAHLAWAAVVLAFMIVVAGWISMKRGVAIPGVFRSSVASIGFGAGAVIVMMTLAGAIETTMRDLIVIGSMIIANAMKTNSLVLDRFTGEVVSNRSEIEAMLSVGASPDQAIREYVSTSVYASIIPILDSIKSLGIVQIPGLMAGMIIAGANPIYAAQYQFVIMLMIFAAGGLTVVVNTILLSRRVFTDAKQLDKGVLDAIES